In Janibacter alkaliphilus, the following proteins share a genomic window:
- a CDS encoding tRNA (adenine-N1)-methyltransferase — MTATGSRYRRGPFREGDRVQLTDPKGRMHTITLAPGKQFHTHKGHVRHDELIGAPDGSTVTNTAGVQYLALRPLLSDYVMSMPRGAAVIYPKDAGQIITMADVFPGAVVVEAGVGSGALSMSLLRAVGETGRVHSFERRADFAEIAVANARAFFGEDHPAWTVQVGDLVEALPHEAEPGSVDRVVLDMLAPWDCLDVVSQALAPGGVLICYVATATQLSKVAEAMRDHGTFTEPEAWESMVRGWHLEGLAVRPQHRMHGHTGFLISTRRLAPGVTPPLRKRRPGRGYAPQEDESGSGTGEHAGSSGDDAGSNGSDDGGTAEQEWTPEALGERVASPKKMRKLVRGVVPPTER; from the coding sequence ATGACCGCCACCGGATCCCGCTACCGCCGCGGCCCCTTCCGTGAGGGGGACCGGGTGCAGCTGACCGACCCCAAGGGCCGGATGCACACCATCACCCTCGCCCCGGGCAAGCAGTTCCACACGCACAAGGGGCACGTGCGCCACGACGAGCTCATCGGCGCTCCGGACGGCTCGACGGTGACCAACACCGCCGGCGTGCAGTACCTCGCGCTGCGGCCGCTGCTCTCGGACTACGTCATGTCCATGCCGCGCGGGGCCGCGGTGATCTACCCCAAGGACGCCGGCCAGATCATCACCATGGCCGACGTCTTCCCCGGCGCCGTCGTCGTCGAGGCCGGGGTGGGCTCCGGGGCGCTGTCGATGTCGCTGCTGCGCGCCGTGGGGGAGACCGGGCGGGTGCACTCCTTCGAGCGCCGGGCCGACTTCGCCGAGATCGCGGTGGCCAACGCCCGCGCCTTCTTCGGCGAGGACCACCCGGCCTGGACCGTGCAGGTCGGCGACCTCGTCGAGGCGCTGCCGCACGAGGCGGAGCCCGGCAGCGTCGACCGGGTGGTGCTGGACATGCTCGCCCCCTGGGACTGCCTCGACGTGGTGTCGCAGGCGCTGGCCCCCGGCGGGGTGCTCATCTGCTACGTCGCCACCGCGACCCAGCTGAGCAAGGTGGCCGAGGCGATGCGCGACCACGGCACCTTCACCGAGCCCGAGGCCTGGGAGTCGATGGTCCGCGGCTGGCACCTCGAGGGGCTGGCGGTGCGCCCGCAGCACCGGATGCACGGGCACACCGGCTTCCTCATCAGCACCCGCCGGCTCGCCCCCGGGGTGACCCCGCCGCTGCGCAAGCGGCGGCCCGGGCGCGGCTACGCGCCCCAGGAGGACGAGAGCGGCAGCGGTACCGGGGAGCACGCCGGCAGCAGCGGGGACGACGCCGGATCGAACGGGTCCGACGACGGCGGGACGGCCGA